From Microcystis aeruginosa NIES-2549, a single genomic window includes:
- the ilvD gene encoding dihydroxy-acid dehydratase yields the protein MADNYRSRIVTQGTQRSPNRAMLRAVGFGDEDFSKPIIGIANGFSTITPCNMGINDLAMRAEAGTRLAGGMPQLFGTITISDGISMGTEGMKYSLVSREVIADSIETVCNGQSLDGVLAIGGCDKNMPGAMIAMARMNIPAIFVYGGTIKPGRYKDCDLTVVSSFEAVGQYSAGKISEEDLIGIERNACPGAGSCGGMFTANTMSSIFEAMGMSLPYSSTMAAEDAEKADSTEESAKVLVEAVRKQILPSQILTRKAFENAISVIMAVGGSTNAVLHLLAISRTIGVELSIDDFETIRQRVPVICDLKPSGRYVTVDLHKAGGIPQVMKILLVNGLLHGDALTISGQTIAEILADIPDQPPSGQDVIRPFSNPVYKEGHLAILKGNLATEGAVAKISGVKTPVITGPARVFESEETCLEAILAGKIQAGDVVVVRYEGPVGGPGMREMLAPTSAIIGAGLGDSVGLITDGRFSGGTYGMVVGHVAPEAAVGGTIALVEEGDQITIDARQRLLQLNVSEEELTRRRHHWQPRPPRYKTGILGKFAKLVSSSSLGALTDLNLF from the coding sequence ATGGCAGATAACTACAGAAGTCGCATTGTTACCCAAGGTACCCAACGCAGTCCTAATCGGGCTATGTTAAGAGCGGTAGGTTTTGGCGATGAGGACTTTAGCAAACCCATCATCGGCATCGCTAACGGATTTAGCACCATTACCCCCTGTAACATGGGAATTAATGATTTAGCAATGCGTGCCGAAGCAGGAACCAGATTAGCGGGGGGAATGCCGCAACTTTTCGGGACTATCACCATTAGTGACGGGATTTCCATGGGAACAGAAGGGATGAAATATTCTCTCGTTTCTAGGGAAGTAATCGCCGATTCCATTGAAACCGTCTGTAATGGTCAAAGTCTCGATGGAGTCCTCGCTATCGGGGGTTGTGACAAAAATATGCCGGGGGCAATGATTGCCATGGCCCGGATGAATATTCCCGCTATTTTCGTTTATGGTGGCACGATTAAACCGGGGCGCTACAAAGATTGCGATTTAACCGTGGTCAGTTCCTTTGAAGCCGTGGGACAGTACAGCGCCGGTAAAATCAGTGAAGAAGACCTCATCGGAATTGAACGCAACGCTTGCCCCGGGGCCGGTTCCTGTGGTGGAATGTTTACTGCTAATACCATGTCTTCCATTTTTGAAGCCATGGGGATGAGTTTACCCTACTCCTCGACCATGGCCGCCGAAGATGCGGAAAAAGCCGATAGTACCGAAGAATCGGCCAAGGTTTTGGTCGAGGCGGTTAGAAAACAGATTCTCCCTAGCCAAATTTTGACGCGTAAAGCCTTTGAAAACGCCATTTCGGTAATTATGGCGGTGGGGGGTTCCACTAACGCTGTGCTGCACCTTTTAGCCATTTCCCGCACCATCGGGGTAGAATTATCGATCGATGATTTTGAAACCATCCGGCAGCGTGTACCGGTTATCTGCGATCTTAAACCCTCTGGGCGTTACGTTACCGTAGATCTGCATAAAGCCGGCGGTATTCCCCAAGTGATGAAAATTCTCCTGGTTAATGGTTTGCTACACGGGGATGCCCTCACCATTAGCGGTCAGACTATCGCCGAGATTTTAGCCGATATTCCCGACCAACCGCCCTCAGGCCAAGATGTTATCCGTCCTTTTAGCAATCCTGTCTATAAAGAGGGCCATTTAGCCATTTTAAAAGGAAATCTGGCCACAGAGGGGGCCGTGGCCAAAATTAGCGGCGTGAAAACTCCGGTCATCACTGGGCCTGCGCGGGTGTTTGAGTCGGAAGAAACCTGTTTAGAGGCAATTTTAGCCGGAAAAATTCAAGCCGGGGATGTGGTGGTTGTCCGTTACGAAGGACCGGTAGGCGGACCGGGTATGCGGGAAATGTTAGCCCCCACTTCGGCAATTATCGGCGCTGGTTTAGGGGATTCCGTGGGATTAATTACCGATGGTCGTTTTTCCGGGGGAACCTATGGCATGGTGGTCGGTCACGTCGCTCCGGAAGCGGCGGTGGGTGGTACAATTGCCCTAGTAGAGGAAGGGGATCAAATCACTATTGATGCTCGTCAGCGTCTCTTGCAGTTAAATGTATCGGAGGAAGAATTAACCCGTCGTCGTCACCATTGGCAACCGCGCCCCCCACGCTATAAAACGGGAATTCTCGGCAAATTCGCCAAGTTAGTCTCCTCTAGCAGTCTCGGCGCTTTAACGGATCTGAATCTGTTCTAA
- a CDS encoding vitamin K epoxide reductase family protein, translating to MRRRSVPWIHRYSRPLIGGVSIVGAILTGYLTITKLTGGAAACTAGATDGAGCSGVLNSPYATVFGLPLSLFGFLAYIAMAVFALSPLFINGETQKNLRKSLENKTWLLLLAGATAMAVFSGYLMYILATELKELCPYCITSALFALTLLILTIVGREWEGLGQIILPMVVVAMITLVGTLAVYAGVNSPTVTGGKEEITRPMTAATPPYGWEVTTVSGEAEIALAQHLKAIGAKEYGAFWCPHCYDQKQLFGKEAGEILKKEGVYIECDPQGVNGNPQACRDAGIKGFPTWIIKGQEYSGTQRLEKLAEISGYTGPMNFKYTVPGRK from the coding sequence ATGCGTCGTCGTTCTGTACCTTGGATTCATCGCTACTCTCGTCCTCTAATTGGGGGCGTTTCGATCGTGGGGGCGATTCTGACTGGCTATTTAACCATTACCAAACTGACGGGAGGGGCTGCTGCCTGCACCGCCGGAGCTACTGATGGGGCTGGTTGTAGTGGTGTTCTTAATAGTCCCTACGCTACGGTTTTCGGGCTGCCCTTGAGTTTGTTCGGTTTTTTGGCCTATATTGCCATGGCGGTTTTTGCCCTCAGTCCTCTATTTATTAATGGGGAAACTCAGAAAAATCTCCGCAAAAGTTTAGAAAATAAGACTTGGTTATTGCTGTTAGCGGGGGCGACGGCGATGGCGGTATTTAGTGGTTATTTAATGTATATTCTAGCCACGGAATTAAAGGAATTGTGTCCCTACTGCATTACTTCGGCTTTGTTCGCTTTAACCTTATTAATTCTCACAATTGTCGGTCGCGAATGGGAAGGTTTAGGACAAATTATACTGCCGATGGTTGTAGTGGCGATGATTACTTTGGTGGGAACTTTAGCGGTTTATGCGGGAGTAAATTCCCCCACAGTGACAGGAGGAAAAGAAGAAATTACCCGGCCAATGACAGCGGCTACACCTCCCTACGGTTGGGAAGTAACCACGGTTTCGGGAGAGGCAGAAATTGCCCTGGCTCAACATTTAAAAGCAATTGGTGCGAAAGAATACGGGGCTTTTTGGTGTCCCCACTGTTACGATCAAAAACAGTTATTTGGTAAGGAAGCGGGAGAAATCCTCAAAAAAGAAGGGGTTTATATCGAATGCGATCCCCAAGGGGTTAATGGTAATCCCCAAGCTTGTCGCGATGCCGGAATTAAAGGTTTCCCCACTTGGATTATTAAGGGTCAAGAATATTCGGGAACCCAAAGATTAGAGAAATTAGCGGAGATTTCCGGTTATACTGGCCCGATGAATTTTAAATATACAGTTCCGGGACGTAAGTAG
- a CDS encoding DNA cytosine methyltransferase has product MTQVNLQKAANILGVTTAEILTWQKKKLIKGQKINQVDWLFDLEQLTNLKNNQSPGELRILQTVEPTNYTVIELFAGCGGMALGLENAGLKTQLLVEINQDCVNTLRLNRPQWNVINQDIKKIKFSDFRDKIDVVAGGFPCQPFSYAGLGKGLEDLRGSLFFEFARCLQEVQPKIAMAENVRGLLSNKKGETLQLMLEALQEIGYYAAYQVLSAQFLDVPQKRERLIIIATRQDLNIKPIFPQYKNYTISLKKALENCPTSPGVEYKERKKEIMSLVPAGGNWRDLPMDIQKEYMKNSLKNHGGRTGYAKRLSWDEPALTITCSPAQTQTERCHPQETRPLTVREYARVQSFPDDWRFTGNLTSQYRQIGNAVPVNMAYHLGGCLINMLQGDYLGETQPKTEQLSIPGLEVN; this is encoded by the coding sequence ATGACTCAGGTAAATCTACAAAAAGCCGCTAATATTCTCGGTGTAACTACCGCAGAAATACTAACATGGCAAAAGAAAAAATTAATCAAAGGTCAGAAAATTAATCAAGTTGATTGGTTATTTGATCTCGAGCAATTAACCAATCTTAAAAATAACCAATCCCCTGGAGAATTGAGAATTTTACAAACTGTTGAGCCAACTAATTACACAGTTATTGAATTATTTGCTGGCTGTGGTGGTATGGCTTTAGGTTTAGAAAATGCGGGACTAAAAACGCAATTACTGGTGGAAATTAATCAAGATTGTGTTAATACTTTAAGACTCAATCGACCGCAATGGAATGTTATAAATCAAGACATAAAAAAGATTAAATTTTCTGATTTTAGAGACAAAATAGATGTTGTAGCTGGAGGTTTTCCCTGCCAACCTTTTAGTTATGCTGGGTTAGGAAAAGGATTAGAAGACTTGAGAGGGAGCCTATTTTTTGAGTTTGCTCGTTGTTTACAGGAAGTGCAACCTAAAATCGCTATGGCCGAAAATGTTCGAGGATTATTAAGCAATAAAAAAGGAGAAACCTTGCAATTAATGCTGGAAGCTTTACAGGAAATCGGTTATTATGCTGCTTATCAAGTTTTATCGGCTCAATTTCTCGATGTTCCCCAAAAAAGAGAAAGATTAATTATTATCGCCACCCGTCAAGACCTAAATATTAAACCCATTTTTCCCCAATATAAAAACTATACTATTTCTCTGAAAAAAGCCTTAGAGAATTGTCCAACTTCTCCAGGAGTAGAATATAAAGAAAGAAAAAAAGAGATTATGTCCTTAGTTCCCGCAGGAGGAAATTGGCGGGATTTGCCGATGGATATTCAAAAAGAATATATGAAAAATAGTCTCAAAAATCACGGCGGACGGACAGGATATGCTAAAAGATTATCTTGGGATGAACCAGCTTTAACTATTACCTGTAGTCCGGCACAAACCCAAACAGAAAGATGTCATCCCCAAGAAACTCGTCCTTTGACTGTGAGAGAATATGCACGAGTGCAGTCCTTTCCCGATGATTGGCGATTTACCGGTAATTTAACCTCTCAATATCGACAGATTGGTAATGCGGTTCCCGTGAATATGGCCTATCATCTTGGTGGCTGTTTAATTAATATGTTGCAAGGGGATTATCTGGGGGAAACACAGCCAAAAACCGAACAGTTAAGCATTCCGGGGTTAGAAGTTAATTAA
- a CDS encoding Bpu10I family restriction endonuclease, translated as MNEFSRPHYTKLTACLNNPRLPEADRERLEEAIIKYRQWIIELESINSSQADAVEKLVSATNRYKRFIELDLIFDSSDNFLYRQKGQLKLDNTILEEFLPQLIFRSLQGIDNSFELGPRNTFSGLSFLSSLGNIGQGGQANIRSKNQDFMLGKKLYIKSSFDPEFQNYELIESHLGYVCAECKTNLDKTMFQEAVATSRDLKIAVPNSLYFLICEFLDMTPVSIISTQIDDVLIIRKTKRMTANLRQEYRSSKARQLHRQEYVDFLDASQYYPDVFQRMIDKIQTHIDNTNPSLENVLYQGYF; from the coding sequence ATGAACGAATTTTCCCGTCCTCACTACACGAAACTAACTGCCTGTCTTAACAATCCTCGGTTGCCAGAAGCTGATCGGGAACGTTTAGAAGAAGCTATTATAAAATATCGCCAGTGGATTATCGAGTTAGAATCGATTAATTCTAGTCAAGCAGATGCAGTAGAAAAGCTAGTGTCAGCTACTAACCGATATAAGCGTTTTATTGAACTTGACTTGATTTTTGATAGTTCAGATAACTTTTTGTATAGACAGAAGGGACAGTTAAAATTAGATAATACTATATTAGAAGAATTTTTACCGCAGCTGATTTTCCGTAGTTTACAAGGAATAGATAACTCTTTTGAATTGGGTCCACGAAATACCTTCTCTGGACTAAGTTTCCTATCCTCTCTCGGCAATATTGGTCAAGGTGGTCAAGCAAATATTAGAAGCAAAAATCAGGATTTTATGCTGGGTAAAAAGTTATATATAAAGTCATCTTTTGACCCAGAATTTCAAAATTATGAATTGATTGAGTCTCATCTTGGCTATGTTTGTGCAGAGTGCAAAACCAATTTAGATAAAACTATGTTTCAGGAAGCTGTAGCCACAAGTAGAGATTTAAAAATTGCCGTTCCTAACTCTTTATATTTTTTGATTTGCGAATTTCTTGATATGACACCAGTTTCAATAATTTCTACTCAAATTGATGATGTGTTAATTATACGAAAAACTAAGCGTATGACCGCTAATCTTCGACAAGAGTATCGCTCCTCAAAAGCAAGACAGCTGCACAGACAGGAATATGTAGATTTTTTGGATGCTTCTCAATATTATCCCGATGTGTTTCAAAGGATGATCGATAAAATACAAACTCATATTGATAATACAAATCCATCACTGGAAAATGTTTTATATCAAGGATATTTCTAG
- a CDS encoding PIN domain-containing protein yields the protein MKRLIDSCILIDHFNGITQATVYLKAHRDESYISVITKAEVLIGFDDDNSFEKAGELLSHFPLIDLDVNITDLVIQIRREQIKKKATKQPNKKVIQWKLPDAIQAAIALYYNLKLVTRNTQDFDLNQHPFIEIPYTI from the coding sequence ATGAAACGATTAATAGACTCCTGTATTTTAATCGACCATTTTAATGGTATTACCCAAGCTACAGTTTATCTAAAAGCTCACCGAGATGAAAGTTATATTTCTGTCATTACTAAAGCCGAAGTTCTCATTGGTTTTGATGATGATAATTCCTTTGAAAAAGCAGGAGAGTTGTTAAGCCATTTTCCCCTGATAGATTTAGATGTCAACATCACTGATTTAGTCATTCAAATCCGTCGTGAACAAATCAAAAAAAAGGCAACCAAACAGCCTAACAAAAAGGTTATTCAATGGAAATTGCCTGATGCCATTCAAGCAGCAATCGCCCTTTACTATAATCTCAAATTAGTCACTCGTAATACCCAAGATTTTGATCTCAATCAACATCCATTTATTGAGATTCCCTATACCATCTAA
- a CDS encoding FTR1 family iron permease — protein MNLSSALPTFIITLREGFEATLVVGIVLACLQKSGRSQLNSWVYRGIGAGVVASVLVGILLGGILFQVDASPSPFVPMLKELLAATFGLIAVLMLSWMLIWMTQQAKSLKYEVESAVKAGLKAENGAGKAIFLLVFIAVLREGFETVLFILAQFQKDWQLQTLGAVAGLSMATLLGILLFAGGVKINIRLFFQIMGTFLLLIVAGLLIGVLKHIDAGISLLSEIDPFYRHFCPSLPSSCLLGFQVWDGSQILSDRTFPGLLLKSLFGYRQNLYISQIVAYILFLLLIGGLYFQSLRQRPKTVTSKQ, from the coding sequence ATGAATCTTAGTTCCGCTTTACCCACTTTTATCATCACTCTCCGGGAAGGTTTCGAGGCCACTTTAGTGGTGGGAATTGTCCTCGCTTGTTTACAAAAATCGGGTCGATCGCAACTTAACTCATGGGTGTATCGTGGTATCGGTGCGGGAGTAGTGGCTAGTGTTTTGGTCGGTATTTTGCTAGGGGGAATCCTTTTTCAAGTGGATGCCTCTCCTAGTCCATTCGTACCAATGCTCAAGGAATTGCTGGCCGCCACTTTTGGACTGATTGCCGTCTTGATGTTGAGTTGGATGTTAATTTGGATGACTCAACAGGCCAAATCTTTGAAATATGAGGTAGAAAGTGCGGTAAAAGCGGGTTTAAAAGCGGAAAATGGGGCAGGAAAAGCGATTTTTCTGCTCGTTTTTATCGCTGTCTTGCGGGAAGGATTTGAAACTGTCCTCTTTATCCTGGCCCAATTCCAAAAAGATTGGCAGCTACAAACCCTCGGTGCAGTGGCAGGATTAAGTATGGCGACTTTGTTGGGAATTCTCCTATTTGCGGGGGGAGTAAAAATTAATATCCGTCTCTTTTTCCAAATTATGGGGACTTTCCTCCTCTTAATCGTTGCCGGATTACTCATCGGTGTTTTGAAACATATCGACGCAGGAATCAGTCTTTTAAGTGAAATTGACCCTTTTTATCGCCATTTCTGTCCTTCTCTCCCCTCCTCCTGTCTTCTCGGTTTTCAAGTTTGGGACGGTTCCCAAATTTTGAGCGATCGCACTTTCCCCGGACTCCTCCTTAAATCCCTGTTTGGTTATCGTCAAAACCTCTATATCAGTCAAATTGTTGCTTATATCCTCTTTTTACTGCTTATCGGTGGCCTCTATTTCCAAAGCTTACGACAACGTCCTAAAACAGTGACCAGTAAACAGTAA
- a CDS encoding DNA methyltransferase: MPDFDQPIPQEKLDIIEKTRANLFVWRGQFSPQLIETILSFYCPSNSVILDPFVGSGTVLLEASYLSLEAYGFEINPAAYIMSHTYEFINDSQKKEVLKNLRNIVDQEFPLRIFEVSDQVENLVDKLQNTRNMLPDRSKVLFDALVILLDVCNNKITQEFIQKKFLHLSNIITKLPYSQKPIRVGLSDARSLPLKNNQIDFVVTSPPYINVFNYHQNYRQSAEILGWDLLKIAKSEIGSNRANRSNRFYTVVQYCLDMGDILKELARVTKQQARIVLIVGQESNVLGVPFYNADIIEKIGVKTKLFQKVLRQKRKFKNKFGKVIIEDIINFINLNNQVSQEVIEQISREVAFEVLESSRLFVSSENQLCLESAIAKVNNIQKTPILDKRLYIDL; the protein is encoded by the coding sequence TTGCCAGATTTTGATCAACCTATACCCCAAGAAAAACTTGACATTATTGAGAAAACTAGAGCCAATTTATTTGTTTGGCGAGGTCAGTTTTCACCCCAACTGATAGAGACTATTTTAAGTTTCTATTGCCCATCTAATTCGGTCATTCTCGATCCTTTTGTGGGTAGCGGAACTGTTTTACTAGAGGCAAGTTATTTATCCCTAGAAGCTTATGGATTTGAGATTAATCCCGCTGCTTATATCATGAGTCATACCTATGAATTTATCAATGATTCTCAAAAAAAAGAAGTTCTTAAAAACCTGAGAAATATCGTCGATCAAGAATTTCCTTTGAGAATTTTTGAAGTCAGTGATCAAGTAGAAAATTTAGTAGATAAATTGCAAAATACTAGGAATATGCTACCGGATCGGTCAAAGGTTTTATTTGATGCTTTGGTAATCCTTCTTGATGTGTGTAACAATAAAATTACTCAGGAATTTATTCAGAAAAAATTTTTACATCTTAGTAATATAATTACTAAGCTACCTTACTCTCAAAAGCCGATCAGGGTTGGATTATCTGATGCTCGTTCTCTACCACTAAAAAATAATCAGATAGATTTTGTTGTGACTTCTCCACCCTATATAAATGTTTTTAATTACCATCAAAATTATCGTCAATCTGCTGAAATCTTAGGATGGGATTTACTCAAGATAGCCAAGTCAGAAATTGGCTCTAATAGAGCAAATAGGAGTAATCGTTTCTACACTGTAGTACAATACTGTTTAGATATGGGTGACATTTTAAAGGAACTGGCAAGAGTCACCAAGCAGCAAGCAAGAATTGTTTTAATTGTAGGACAAGAATCTAACGTTCTTGGCGTACCTTTTTATAATGCTGATATTATTGAAAAAATAGGTGTCAAAACCAAGCTATTCCAGAAAGTATTAAGACAAAAAAGAAAATTTAAGAATAAATTTGGTAAAGTTATTATAGAGGATATAATTAATTTTATTAACTTAAATAATCAAGTTAGCCAAGAGGTAATAGAACAAATTTCTAGAGAGGTAGCATTCGAGGTATTGGAAAGCAGTAGGCTGTTTGTATCTTCAGAAAACCAGCTATGTTTAGAATCAGCAATTGCCAAAGTCAATAATATTCAAAAAACACCAATTTTAGATAAGAGATTATATATTGACCTTTGA
- a CDS encoding ABC transporter substrate-binding protein, with product MTTWQCDGIPKDGKTYPQAIAGGHEPCENTTPDCPICGLPREAMDPVTTTVKTTVVVSPGGTTRVGQKSNWLLPFALIITALTAGLGGWSLLQMLIPKPDASPVVREETPDKQPKATFVSNTAKNPDLFSQGEKILLNSTPNKEKGAAAFKREDWSNAIADYQPAATPQANDPEGKIYYNNAKAREKGNQNTIAVVVPIANDPNSAKEILRGVARYQEEFNNSNPGNPLEIVIANDGGGLQSKAIADDLIQSGQVLAVMGHGIDPFSQKAIESYEKEGLAILSPLTTSVSQTGKSTLKTIPLEDKSQEVLGSYLEAVAKTLANYASQQENSPSVVLFYNSDSPYSQKLKDSFAKAIKEPGGQIVKEIDTTKANFNAKTAIDQAKQAGARVVFLALSKDGDRIDQAVAIAQESSGMLLLGGNELYTPDILIQGADSIDGLVLAVPWSFQATDPFAKDALKSWRGRVSWRTATAYDSMKVLGEAIAKSSDRATVVETLNRGITLQGSTTDFNIFNQVPLVRANRGNEGPRGSQYQFDPI from the coding sequence ATGACTACTTGGCAATGTGACGGTATCCCCAAAGATGGTAAAACTTATCCGCAAGCGATTGCGGGAGGTCATGAACCCTGCGAAAATACTACTCCTGATTGTCCTATCTGTGGCCTGCCTAGGGAAGCGATGGATCCCGTAACAACCACGGTTAAAACCACAGTTGTCGTCTCCCCGGGGGGTACAACTAGAGTCGGTCAAAAATCTAACTGGTTACTTCCCTTCGCTTTGATAATTACCGCTTTAACCGCAGGTTTAGGGGGTTGGAGTCTATTGCAAATGCTCATTCCCAAACCCGATGCTTCCCCAGTCGTCCGGGAAGAAACCCCAGACAAGCAACCGAAGGCAACTTTTGTAAGTAATACGGCTAAAAATCCCGATTTATTTAGCCAAGGTGAGAAAATACTGCTTAATTCCACTCCTAACAAAGAAAAAGGTGCAGCGGCCTTTAAAAGGGAAGATTGGTCAAATGCGATCGCAGATTACCAACCAGCGGCCACTCCCCAAGCAAACGATCCGGAAGGCAAAATCTATTACAATAACGCCAAAGCCAGAGAAAAGGGTAATCAAAATACTATAGCCGTCGTTGTCCCCATCGCTAACGACCCCAACAGCGCTAAGGAAATTCTCCGAGGTGTGGCCAGGTATCAAGAGGAGTTTAATAATTCTAATCCGGGTAATCCTTTGGAAATAGTCATCGCTAATGATGGCGGTGGGTTACAATCAAAAGCGATCGCTGATGACCTGATACAATCCGGTCAAGTTTTGGCAGTTATGGGCCACGGAATCGATCCTTTTAGTCAAAAAGCGATTGAAAGTTACGAAAAAGAAGGATTAGCGATTCTTTCTCCCCTGACTACCAGTGTTAGTCAAACGGGAAAATCAACCCTGAAAACTATTCCCCTTGAGGATAAATCTCAGGAAGTTTTAGGCAGTTATCTGGAAGCAGTGGCCAAAACTTTGGCTAATTATGCTAGTCAGCAAGAGAATTCTCCGTCAGTGGTTCTTTTTTATAATTCCGATAGTCCCTATAGTCAAAAATTAAAGGATTCCTTTGCTAAAGCGATTAAAGAACCGGGAGGCCAGATAGTTAAGGAAATAGACACCACCAAAGCCAATTTTAACGCTAAAACCGCCATAGATCAGGCCAAACAAGCCGGCGCTAGGGTGGTATTTTTGGCCCTGAGTAAAGACGGCGATCGCATTGATCAAGCCGTGGCTATTGCCCAAGAATCGTCTGGAATGCTCTTATTAGGCGGAAATGAACTTTATACACCAGATATACTTATTCAAGGAGCGGATAGCATCGACGGATTAGTTCTAGCAGTACCTTGGAGTTTCCAAGCAACGGATCCTTTTGCCAAAGATGCGCTGAAAAGTTGGCGCGGTCGCGTCAGTTGGCGTACTGCTACCGCCTACGATAGTATGAAAGTATTAGGGGAAGCGATCGCTAAAAGTTCTGACCGTGCTACTGTAGTCGAAACTTTAAATCGAGGAATCACTTTGCAGGGAAGCACCACGGATTTTAACATTTTTAACCAAGTTCCCTTGGTGCGTGCTAATCGCGGCAATGAAGGGCCAAGGGGTTCTCAATATCAGTTCGATCCTATCTAA
- a CDS encoding ferritin-like domain-containing protein — protein sequence MRELDRDKTIEQLNEIMEFELAGVVRYTHYSLMVTGPHRIPIVQFFQTQATESLTHAQQVGEILTGLEGHPSLKIAPIEESYEHNIKAILSESLNHEKKSLDLYKALLETVEDASIYLEEFARGMIGQEELHNLEIRKMLRDFA from the coding sequence ATGCGAGAACTAGACAGAGACAAAACCATCGAACAACTGAACGAAATCATGGAATTTGAACTAGCGGGAGTTGTCCGTTACACCCACTATTCCCTGATGGTGACAGGTCCCCATCGCATCCCCATCGTCCAATTTTTCCAGACCCAGGCCACGGAATCCCTCACCCACGCGCAACAAGTTGGGGAAATTCTCACCGGTTTAGAAGGTCATCCTAGCTTAAAAATTGCCCCCATCGAGGAGAGCTATGAACACAATATCAAAGCAATCTTGAGTGAGAGCCTCAATCATGAGAAAAAATCCCTTGATTTGTACAAAGCACTCCTAGAAACCGTCGAAGATGCCAGTATTTACCTAGAAGAATTCGCTCGCGGTATGATCGGACAAGAAGAATTACACAATCTGGAAATTCGCAAGATGCTGCGGGATTTTGCTTGA
- a CDS encoding tetratricopeptide repeat protein, producing the protein MTYLLTVYRALECRPDTYRDWYDQGNILRERMDYFGALISYEKALEYYPDDYWAWYKRGMILEDLGMYEEAAESYSNAAQVKDDNYWAWYDQGCVYLQELKDYQKALACFQQALSHSPGDYWAAYRQGEAYRLLKNYERAITSYDLALGARPRDYWAWYRRGDAFRDWGNPQEALFNYRTALDIRPQDYWSWYQQGVILQELQRLPEAIACYEELLKIDRDDRYAWYNAACCYAALGQQEKAIDCLREALDIEPDICGELVRNNFVFDGLRQNETFNDLLSCYSPD; encoded by the coding sequence ATGACCTATCTACTCACTGTCTATCGAGCGCTCGAATGCCGTCCGGATACCTATCGGGATTGGTATGACCAAGGCAATATTTTAAGAGAAAGAATGGACTATTTTGGAGCCTTAATCAGCTACGAAAAAGCCTTAGAATATTATCCAGATGATTATTGGGCATGGTACAAAAGGGGTATGATACTAGAAGACTTGGGAATGTATGAAGAAGCGGCTGAAAGTTACTCTAACGCTGCACAGGTAAAGGATGATAACTATTGGGCTTGGTACGATCAAGGTTGTGTTTATCTACAGGAATTAAAAGACTACCAAAAAGCGCTCGCTTGTTTTCAACAGGCCCTAAGTCATAGTCCGGGGGACTATTGGGCAGCCTACCGGCAAGGGGAGGCCTATCGATTGCTGAAAAATTACGAACGCGCTATCACTTCCTATGACTTGGCCCTAGGGGCGCGACCTCGGGATTATTGGGCCTGGTATCGTCGCGGCGACGCTTTCCGGGATTGGGGCAATCCCCAAGAGGCTTTATTTAATTATCGTACCGCCCTCGATATCCGACCGCAAGATTACTGGTCCTGGTATCAACAGGGTGTGATCCTACAGGAATTACAGCGCCTACCAGAAGCGATCGCCTGTTATGAAGAATTGTTAAAAATCGATCGAGATGATCGCTATGCGTGGTATAATGCCGCCTGCTGTTATGCTGCCCTCGGTCAACAAGAAAAAGCGATCGACTGTTTACGCGAAGCTCTAGACATAGAACCGGATATATGTGGCGAATTAGTGCGTAATAACTTTGTTTTCGATGGTTTAAGACAAAATGAAACCTTTAATGACCTCTTGAGTTGCTATTCCCCCGACTAA